A single Pseudomonas sp. DC1.2 DNA region contains:
- a CDS encoding transposase — MMAGARLIAPEGFCYLEKGKTYHFLHSDGSTNRVRLINFCDDGRKIRSHLITLTRFEFEEALEAGLILEDGPADKIPPWLEPVNGLSVAQREVLRISTNESYDQKVNRRFAAISELVLRLGEILASDNPDNIINAHAKALKPIQNTSRLRLWFYTYIVFGRNKWTLMPPLHRIGGWNRDDPSYVRRLGRPSSKGKHWGFRADAEMKEKIIEGYVEFRAPNKTANDIYREIVTKKFGCNAVKRNGKIEFIHPSNGPFPTRSQVRTQIDHRFSPRQRSIAVRGEHKTRANTGSQGSFADRLLNVNQRVEFDGYYISEKLSGISEGSAVDSFCVVRGVCCLSGLVIGIGFAEGKETMDAYKMCLFSMAADKVKFAELFGLTVGPDEWPSEGLSRGLIFDRGPGANFDVESAINWLGTFETTPVFSGQSKATVEASHPRDKKTLDQPTFVHSRLNFVHMAKREILQVLMDNHASDASGRLDDELVLAGVKPTPLAIFNYWDQRGRNSADSMQFHTAIREFLAVRPAAIRNDAVYFYGRKYRSAELVATGVFDRVAKDGVIKTTAYTLIMCVRHIWIEVCGRLYELDFVSSQRTLEGTVDISLRDLQLYDQMRRKGDAALYDEIPAVQQYFKDRFKQETGEDWHAGDRRTGRPAKNASAQRDAADYERFIGKAK; from the coding sequence ATGATGGCTGGTGCCAGGCTTATTGCTCCCGAGGGTTTTTGTTACCTGGAGAAAGGCAAGACCTATCACTTCCTTCACAGCGATGGGAGCACCAATCGGGTGCGACTGATCAATTTCTGCGACGACGGTCGTAAGATCAGATCGCATCTGATCACTTTAACGAGGTTTGAATTCGAGGAAGCGCTTGAAGCCGGCTTGATTTTGGAGGACGGCCCGGCGGATAAAATCCCCCCCTGGCTTGAGCCGGTCAATGGACTCTCCGTAGCTCAGCGAGAGGTGCTGCGTATTTCAACTAATGAGAGTTACGACCAGAAGGTCAACCGGCGTTTCGCAGCCATTTCTGAACTCGTCCTCCGGCTAGGCGAGATTCTGGCAAGCGATAATCCGGACAACATCATTAACGCTCACGCCAAGGCCTTGAAGCCTATCCAGAACACTTCGCGCTTGCGGCTCTGGTTCTACACATACATCGTTTTTGGCCGCAATAAATGGACTTTGATGCCTCCCCTTCATCGTATTGGAGGTTGGAATCGTGATGATCCCTCATACGTCCGCAGGCTGGGACGCCCTTCGTCAAAGGGCAAGCATTGGGGCTTTCGGGCAGACGCGGAAATGAAGGAAAAAATAATTGAAGGATATGTCGAGTTCAGGGCTCCGAATAAAACAGCTAACGACATATACCGTGAAATCGTAACAAAGAAGTTCGGCTGCAACGCCGTAAAAAGGAATGGCAAAATTGAGTTCATCCATCCTAGTAACGGGCCGTTTCCTACACGCTCTCAAGTCAGAACTCAAATAGATCATCGATTTAGCCCAAGACAACGCTCTATTGCCGTCAGAGGTGAGCACAAAACCCGCGCCAATACCGGCTCCCAGGGAAGCTTTGCTGACCGCCTACTTAACGTAAACCAACGTGTAGAGTTTGATGGCTACTACATATCTGAAAAGCTCTCGGGCATTTCGGAAGGGAGCGCGGTTGATAGTTTTTGTGTCGTTCGAGGAGTTTGTTGCCTTTCAGGACTCGTGATCGGGATCGGCTTTGCTGAAGGCAAGGAGACTATGGATGCGTACAAAATGTGCCTGTTCTCAATGGCTGCCGATAAAGTCAAATTCGCGGAGTTATTTGGGCTGACTGTCGGGCCCGACGAATGGCCAAGTGAGGGCCTTTCACGCGGGCTCATATTTGATCGCGGACCGGGAGCGAACTTCGACGTGGAATCGGCGATCAACTGGCTGGGTACCTTTGAAACCACCCCTGTATTTTCAGGGCAGTCCAAGGCCACCGTTGAGGCATCTCATCCACGAGACAAGAAGACGCTGGATCAGCCTACCTTCGTACATAGTCGGCTTAATTTCGTACACATGGCTAAGCGGGAGATCCTCCAAGTCCTTATGGACAACCATGCGTCTGATGCCAGCGGTCGCTTGGACGACGAGCTGGTCCTCGCTGGAGTCAAGCCCACCCCCCTCGCAATTTTCAACTACTGGGATCAACGAGGTCGAAACTCTGCGGACAGTATGCAGTTCCACACTGCGATTCGAGAGTTTCTCGCTGTGCGCCCGGCGGCAATTCGAAATGACGCTGTGTATTTTTACGGTCGCAAATATAGATCTGCGGAGCTTGTCGCCACAGGGGTATTCGATCGAGTTGCAAAAGATGGCGTGATAAAAACCACTGCATACACCTTAATAATGTGCGTCCGCCATATTTGGATCGAGGTATGCGGTAGGCTTTATGAATTGGATTTCGTAAGTTCTCAACGAACTCTGGAGGGGACCGTCGACATCTCGCTTCGCGACTTGCAGTTGTATGATCAAATGCGACGTAAAGGAGATGCTGCCCTTTATGATGAAATTCCTGCTGTACAGCAGTATTTTAAGGACCGGTTCAAACAGGAAACCGGAGAGGACTGGCATGCTGGAGATAGGAGAACGGGACGACCTGCGAAAAACGCGTCAGCGCAGCGTGATGCAGCAGATTACGAGCGCTTCATAGGAAAGGCCAAATGA
- a CDS encoding phosphopantetheine-binding protein gives MYLVKIKEIAADILFLDGPESIPSDQSFDQIGFTSIDFIDFCFEVKSQINPDVEPEYLWPFHKMMADPALCVDSQWTVRGREMARDILQVADSDVVEPNKIGRFWTPEFCSRRLEALAHG, from the coding sequence ATGTACTTGGTCAAAATAAAAGAGATCGCAGCAGACATTCTTTTTCTGGATGGTCCAGAGTCAATTCCCAGTGACCAGTCATTTGATCAAATCGGATTTACGTCGATTGATTTCATCGACTTCTGCTTTGAAGTCAAGTCGCAGATCAACCCCGATGTGGAGCCAGAGTACTTGTGGCCGTTCCATAAAATGATGGCGGATCCAGCATTGTGCGTGGACAGTCAGTGGACCGTCCGCGGGCGGGAGATGGCTCGCGACATCCTGCAAGTTGCGGATAGCGATGTGGTTGAGCCGAATAAGATTGGTCGTTTCTGGACACCGGAGTTCTGTTCCCGGCGTCTAGAGGCACTCGCTCATGGCTAG
- a CDS encoding DeoR/GlpR family DNA-binding transcription regulator yields the protein MSKRNTPQRRHNILALLNELGEVTVDALAKRFETSEVTIRKDLAALESNGLLLRRYGGAITMPQELVADIGQPVSKYKQAIARAAVTRIREHARIIIDSGSTTAAMIAELGQQPGLVVMTNSLHVANALSELEHEPVLLMTGGTWDPHSESFQGQVAEQVLRSYDFDQLFIGADGIDLMRGTTTFNELLGLSRVMADVAREVIVMVEADKIGRKIPNLELPWSSVHTLITDDRLPLEARDQIQARGINLICAVVSQEK from the coding sequence ATGTCGAAGCGCAATACACCCCAACGTCGTCACAACATCCTCGCCTTGCTCAACGAGTTGGGGGAGGTCACTGTGGACGCCCTGGCCAAACGCTTCGAAACTTCGGAAGTGACGATTCGCAAGGATTTGGCAGCCCTGGAAAGCAACGGACTGTTGTTGCGTCGCTACGGAGGCGCAATCACCATGCCTCAGGAGTTGGTGGCTGACATCGGGCAACCGGTTTCCAAATACAAGCAGGCAATCGCCCGCGCTGCGGTGACGCGGATTCGCGAGCATGCACGGATTATTATCGACAGCGGCAGCACCACGGCGGCGATGATCGCGGAGCTGGGTCAGCAGCCCGGTTTGGTGGTGATGACTAATTCCCTGCATGTGGCCAATGCCTTGAGCGAACTCGAGCACGAGCCAGTGTTGCTGATGACCGGCGGCACTTGGGACCCGCACTCCGAATCCTTCCAGGGGCAGGTCGCGGAGCAGGTACTACGCTCTTACGACTTTGACCAATTGTTCATCGGTGCCGATGGCATCGATCTGATGCGTGGTACGACCACGTTCAACGAATTACTGGGTTTGAGCCGAGTTATGGCCGACGTCGCCCGGGAAGTGATCGTGATGGTGGAGGCCGACAAGATTGGCCGCAAGATCCCTAACCTGGAACTGCCCTGGAGCAGTGTCCATACCCTTATTACCGATGATCGCCTGCCGCTGGAGGCACGGGATCAGATTCAGGCCCGCGGTATCAACTTGATTTGCGCGGTTGTCAGTCAGGAGAAATAG
- a CDS encoding TnsD family Tn7-like transposition protein, producing the protein MTRPDPILRWLDDETFFSLCSRQHQFLGHLDTSSTLEWLFGSSPRSISHDFPSNLSSLDLRVTGLWGDSTSIIYEHTILPLLIPFQCKDRINNAVLAMKSPSIGSMKYSLGLVTGRFGAEHPLKACTSCMREDRLTLGVAYWHLTHQYPGVVLCPVHEVLLKDCVENRQWSGRFKWILPSEELFESDSLRYPSDVAKNALIKMSEAVLDVVSVGKSRCFDPDIVQNVYKDALDLLGTSFDMRGSMATSFAEYASLIQPYSPYTSLPTTPSKASAFIAQMTRKARGRCHPLKHLVLITWLFGRLEIFIDQYDMYSTANSLTKPSKLYFAEEDQQTTTDEIKISVTRRPKKLKPELRAAILESLKKGETKDKICSEFKVSVSTVNRLLSSDRLVKSSRKEKQLRENLRTYRAQWDRAIKESNQMSTNDLRSSMPNLYAWLYRNDRDWLLERNSELPCGRLGNYSSIDWDKRDVSLQDLILSRMHQAYGEFGQLRLSKAALFNLVPSLSRSLEKRTHYPKTRFLLRALLQQKE; encoded by the coding sequence ATGACTCGGCCAGACCCGATTTTGCGGTGGCTTGATGATGAGACATTTTTCAGCCTCTGCAGCCGCCAACACCAATTTCTGGGTCACCTGGACACTTCCAGCACGTTAGAGTGGCTGTTCGGTTCATCCCCGCGTTCTATCAGCCATGACTTTCCCAGTAACCTCAGCTCGCTAGACCTTCGGGTGACAGGCCTTTGGGGGGATTCCACATCGATTATCTATGAGCACACTATTCTCCCTCTGCTGATCCCGTTTCAGTGCAAAGATCGAATCAACAACGCTGTTCTAGCGATGAAAAGCCCATCAATTGGATCAATGAAGTACAGTCTCGGCCTTGTGACCGGGCGATTCGGTGCCGAGCATCCTTTGAAGGCTTGCACGTCTTGCATGCGAGAGGATCGTCTAACCCTTGGGGTCGCTTATTGGCACCTTACGCACCAATATCCAGGCGTAGTGTTGTGCCCCGTTCATGAAGTGCTTTTAAAGGATTGCGTCGAGAATCGGCAGTGGTCGGGGCGGTTTAAATGGATCCTTCCGAGCGAAGAGCTGTTTGAGTCGGACTCGCTACGCTATCCTAGCGACGTAGCTAAAAATGCTCTTATAAAGATGAGTGAAGCAGTACTCGACGTTGTGTCTGTTGGTAAATCAAGGTGCTTCGACCCGGATATAGTCCAAAACGTGTACAAGGATGCGCTCGATCTACTTGGAACAAGCTTCGATATGCGAGGCAGCATGGCAACCTCGTTCGCCGAATACGCATCGCTTATTCAACCATATTCGCCATATACCTCCCTTCCAACTACGCCGTCAAAAGCGTCGGCTTTTATCGCACAAATGACGCGCAAAGCCCGTGGCAGATGCCATCCCCTAAAGCATTTGGTGCTGATCACTTGGCTATTTGGCCGGCTTGAGATCTTTATCGATCAATACGACATGTACAGTACAGCTAATTCATTAACTAAACCTAGCAAACTTTATTTCGCGGAAGAGGATCAACAGACTACTACCGATGAGATAAAAATTTCAGTTACTCGTAGGCCTAAAAAATTAAAACCTGAGTTACGTGCTGCAATCTTGGAAAGCCTGAAAAAAGGAGAAACAAAAGATAAAATTTGTTCTGAATTCAAAGTTTCAGTTAGCACCGTTAATCGACTTCTATCTTCAGATCGATTAGTAAAATCGTCAAGAAAAGAGAAGCAGTTAAGGGAAAATCTACGCACTTATCGTGCACAATGGGACCGTGCGATCAAAGAAAGCAACCAAATGTCGACAAACGACTTACGATCAAGCATGCCTAATTTATATGCTTGGCTCTATCGAAATGATCGTGATTGGTTGCTAGAGCGTAATTCAGAATTGCCATGCGGACGGCTGGGAAATTACTCATCCATCGACTGGGACAAGCGTGATGTATCACTCCAAGATCTGATACTTTCGAGGATGCATCAGGCGTATGGCGAATTCGGCCAACTGAGATTATCTAAAGCTGCGCTCTTCAACCTAGTTCCAAGTTTGTCCCGATCACTAGAAAAACGCACCCATTACCCTAAAACTCGATTTCTTCTTAGAGCACTATTACAACAGAAGGAGTGA
- a CDS encoding efflux RND transporter periplasmic adaptor subunit has translation MLRRRMMIMLGVSLCVVLMLASYKAYSIYQQVQGFSTPRPPVSVAVVTAQEQKWQERLPAVGSLKALRGVNLSLEIAGTVKDVQFESGQTVKVGQPLVQLDSAVEQALLETAQADLGLAKLDFGRGSQLVGDRAISKGEFDRLSAQLQKNLATVNQLKASLAKKHILAPFGGVIGIRQVDVGDYLASGTVIATLQDLSSLYVDFYLPEQSVPKVAIGQGVQVEVSAYPQQAFPGTISAINPKVENTTRNLLVRATLANPDNKLLPGMFASLRVLLPDPKVEIVLPESAITFTLYGNSVYAITQKKADDGSVEKDANNQPVLIAERRFVETGERRGGLVLITRGLKNGDQVVSAGQLKLETGTPVAISPDKNQPAVPDQPALAEGAL, from the coding sequence ATGCTGCGCCGTCGCATGATGATCATGTTGGGTGTTTCTCTGTGTGTTGTATTGATGCTGGCGAGCTACAAGGCTTATTCCATCTATCAGCAAGTACAGGGTTTTTCCACACCCCGCCCTCCAGTCAGTGTGGCCGTGGTGACGGCGCAGGAGCAGAAATGGCAGGAGCGATTGCCGGCGGTGGGCTCGCTCAAGGCACTGCGCGGCGTAAACCTGAGCCTGGAGATTGCCGGCACCGTCAAGGACGTGCAGTTCGAATCAGGGCAAACGGTGAAGGTCGGACAACCTCTGGTTCAGCTCGATAGCGCGGTAGAGCAGGCGCTGCTCGAAACCGCCCAGGCCGATCTTGGCCTGGCAAAGCTGGATTTTGGACGCGGCAGCCAATTGGTCGGTGATCGGGCCATCTCCAAAGGTGAGTTCGATCGACTCTCGGCCCAATTGCAAAAGAACCTGGCCACCGTCAATCAACTCAAGGCGTCCCTGGCTAAGAAGCACATTTTAGCGCCGTTCGGCGGTGTCATCGGTATTCGTCAGGTCGATGTCGGCGATTACCTGGCCAGCGGCACTGTGATTGCCACTTTGCAGGACCTGAGCAGCCTCTACGTCGACTTTTATCTTCCCGAACAATCGGTGCCTAAAGTGGCAATCGGGCAAGGCGTGCAGGTCGAGGTGTCGGCCTACCCGCAACAAGCCTTTCCCGGCACCATCAGTGCCATCAACCCAAAGGTTGAGAACACCACGCGCAATTTGTTGGTGCGCGCCACCCTGGCCAACCCTGACAACAAACTGCTCCCCGGCATGTTCGCCAGCCTGCGGGTGTTGCTGCCTGATCCGAAGGTTGAGATTGTGCTCCCGGAAAGCGCGATTACGTTCACCCTTTACGGCAACTCGGTATATGCCATCACGCAGAAAAAAGCCGATGACGGCAGCGTGGAAAAAGACGCCAACAACCAGCCCGTCCTGATTGCCGAACGGCGTTTTGTAGAAACTGGCGAGCGGCGAGGCGGTCTGGTGCTGATAACGCGCGGATTGAAAAATGGTGATCAGGTGGTCAGCGCCGGCCAGCTCAAGCTGGAAACCGGTACCCCTGTCGCCATCAGCCCTGACAAGAATCAGCCAGCAGTGCCTGACCAACCAGCCCTCGCTGAAGGTGCGCTATGA
- the glmS gene encoding glutamine--fructose-6-phosphate transaminase (isomerizing): protein MCGIVGAVAERNITAILVEGLKRLEYRGYDSAGVAVFTNDGILDRVRRPGKVSELEQALASEPLIGRLGIAHTRWATHGAPCERNAHPHFSGQNLAVVHNGIIENHEALREQLKAQGYVFTSDTDTEVIAHLLAHKLKDLRDLTVALKATVKELHGAYGLAVISADQPDRLVAARSGSPLVIGLGLGENFLASDQLALRQVTDRFMYMEEGDIAEIRRDSVQVWDVNGKAVEREAVQYRDGAEAADKGAFRHFMLKEIHEQPSVVQRTLEGRLSPNQVLVQAFGPQAAELFAKVRNVQIVACGTSYHAGMVARYWLEELAGIPCQVEVASEFRYRKVVVQPDTLFVTISQSGETADTLAALRNAKELGFLASLAICNVGISSLVRESDLTLLTQAGREIGVASTKAFTTQLVGLLLLTLSLGQVRGTLAKGVEATLVEELRRLPTRLGEALAMDSTVEKIAELFADKHHTLFLGRGTQYPVAMEGALKLKEISYIHAEAYPAGELKHGPLALVDNDMPVVTVAPNNELLEKLKSNLQEVRARGGQLIVFADEKAGMSNGEGTHVVQMPHIHDILSPILYTIPLQLLSYYVAVLKGTDVDQPRNLAKSVTVE from the coding sequence ATGTGTGGAATTGTTGGCGCAGTTGCAGAACGTAACATCACCGCGATTTTGGTCGAGGGCCTCAAGCGCCTGGAATACCGCGGCTATGACAGCGCCGGTGTGGCGGTTTTCACCAACGACGGGATCCTTGATCGGGTGCGTCGTCCGGGCAAAGTCAGTGAGTTGGAACAAGCCCTGGCCAGCGAGCCGCTGATCGGTCGATTGGGCATTGCCCACACCCGCTGGGCCACCCATGGTGCTCCTTGCGAGCGCAACGCTCACCCGCATTTTTCCGGGCAGAATCTGGCTGTTGTACACAACGGTATCATCGAGAACCACGAAGCCCTGCGTGAACAGTTGAAGGCGCAGGGGTACGTGTTTACGTCGGACACCGACACCGAAGTCATCGCGCACCTGCTGGCCCATAAGCTCAAGGATCTGCGTGACCTGACTGTGGCACTCAAGGCAACAGTCAAAGAGCTGCACGGTGCATACGGTCTAGCCGTTATCAGCGCCGACCAGCCGGACCGTCTGGTCGCCGCCCGCAGCGGCAGCCCACTGGTGATTGGTCTAGGCCTGGGGGAAAACTTCCTCGCATCCGACCAGCTGGCTTTGCGTCAGGTCACAGACCGCTTTATGTACATGGAAGAAGGCGATATTGCCGAAATTCGCCGCGACAGCGTCCAGGTTTGGGATGTCAACGGCAAAGCCGTCGAGCGTGAAGCGGTGCAGTATCGCGATGGCGCCGAAGCCGCCGACAAGGGCGCATTTCGCCACTTCATGCTTAAGGAAATTCACGAACAACCGAGCGTGGTGCAGCGCACCCTTGAAGGTCGCCTGAGTCCGAACCAGGTGCTGGTACAAGCCTTCGGCCCACAGGCTGCCGAGCTATTCGCCAAAGTGCGCAACGTACAAATCGTCGCCTGCGGCACCAGTTATCACGCCGGTATGGTCGCCCGCTACTGGCTGGAAGAACTGGCCGGCATTCCTTGCCAGGTCGAAGTCGCCAGCGAATTCCGTTACCGCAAAGTGGTGGTGCAGCCCGACACCCTATTTGTGACGATTTCCCAGTCCGGTGAAACCGCTGACACCCTGGCCGCCCTGCGCAATGCCAAGGAACTCGGTTTTCTGGCCAGCCTGGCGATCTGCAACGTCGGCATCAGCTCTCTGGTACGTGAGTCCGACCTGACCTTACTGACTCAGGCCGGTCGCGAAATTGGCGTGGCCTCCACCAAAGCTTTCACCACGCAGTTGGTGGGCCTGTTGCTGCTGACCCTGTCCCTTGGCCAGGTTCGCGGTACGTTGGCCAAAGGCGTTGAAGCCACCCTGGTCGAAGAATTGCGTCGTCTGCCAACCCGTCTGGGTGAAGCGTTGGCTATGGACAGCACTGTGGAAAAAATCGCCGAGCTGTTCGCCGACAAGCACCACACGCTGTTCCTGGGCAGGGGCACGCAGTACCCAGTGGCGATGGAAGGTGCTCTGAAACTCAAGGAAATCTCCTATATCCACGCCGAAGCCTACCCGGCGGGCGAACTGAAACACGGCCCGTTAGCGCTTGTGGATAACGACATGCCGGTGGTCACCGTGGCGCCGAACAACGAATTGCTGGAAAAGTTGAAGTCGAACCTTCAGGAAGTCCGCGCCCGTGGCGGTCAACTGATCGTCTTCGCCGACGAAAAAGCCGGCATGAGCAATGGCGAAGGGACTCACGTGGTGCAGATGCCGCACATCCACGACATCCTGTCGCCAATCCTCTACACCATCCCGCTGCAACTACTGTCTTACTACGTGGCCGTGCTCAAGGGCACCGACGTTGACCAGCCGCGCAATTTGGCGAAGTCAGTGACGGTGGAATAG
- a CDS encoding multidrug efflux RND transporter permease subunit: MKFTDVFIRRPVLAVVVSLLIMLLGFQAYSKLALRQFPKMENALITVTTAYPGANAETIQGYITQPLQQSLASAEGIDYMTSVSRQNFSVISIYARIGSNSDRLFTELLAKANEVKNKLPQDAEDPVLSKEAADASALMYISFSSRQLNNSQITDYLSRVIQPKLATLPGMAEAEILGSQVFAMRLWLDPVKLAGFGLSANDVTAAVRRYNYLSAAGEVKGEYVVTSINASTDLKTAEAFAAITLKTDGDSRVLLGDVARVEMGAENYNAISSFGGTPSVYIAIKATPSANPLDVIKEVRKLMPELETQLPPSLKVDIAYDATQFIQASINEVVKTLFEAVLIVIVVVFLFLGALRSVVIPVVTIPLSMIGVMFFMQMMGYSINLLTLLAMVLAIGLVVDDAIVVVENIHRHIEDGKGPMDAALEGAREIALPVISMTVTLAAVYAPIGFLDGLTGALFKEFALTLAGAVVISGIVALTLSPMMCALLLRPEASSSGLAHRLDRIFESLKRRYQLLLHGTLNTRPVVLVFAVIVLCLIPVFLKFTKSELAPAEDQGIIFMMSSAPQPTNLNYLNTYTDEFIDIFKAFPEYYSSFQINGYNGVQSGIGGFLLKPWNERNRTQMQILPELQGRLAQIPGLQIFGFNLPSLPGTGEGLPFGFVINTASDYESLLKVADRVKTRAMETGKFAFVDIDLAFDKPEVVIDIDRAKAAQMGVSMQDLGSTLATLLGEAEINRFTLEGRSYKVIAQVERAYRDNPEWLNSYYVRNTNGELLPLSTLIRITDRARPRQLNQFQQLNSALISGFPLVGMAEAIETVKQIAVEEAPPGYAFDYSAESRQFVQEGSALWMTFGLALAIIFLVLAAQFESFRDPLVILVTVPMSICGALIPLFLGWSSLNIYTQVGLVTLIGLISKHGILIVEFANQLRKDKGLSAREAVEEAASIRLRPVLMTTAAMVFGMVPLILATGAGAVSRYDIGMVIATGMSIGTLFTLFVLPCVYTLLAKSEVQKVEVDGIPVMTR, from the coding sequence ATGAAGTTCACCGATGTTTTCATTCGCCGCCCGGTGTTGGCCGTGGTGGTCAGTCTGTTGATCATGCTGCTGGGGTTTCAGGCTTACAGCAAGCTGGCGTTGCGGCAATTCCCGAAGATGGAGAACGCACTGATCACAGTCACTACCGCATACCCAGGTGCGAATGCCGAAACCATTCAGGGCTATATCACCCAACCGTTGCAGCAAAGCCTGGCCAGTGCCGAGGGCATTGACTATATGACGTCGGTCAGCCGCCAGAATTTTTCGGTGATTTCGATCTACGCACGCATCGGGTCTAACAGCGATCGTCTGTTTACCGAACTGTTGGCCAAGGCTAACGAGGTCAAGAACAAGCTGCCACAGGACGCCGAAGACCCGGTGCTGAGCAAGGAGGCCGCTGACGCCTCGGCGCTCATGTACATCAGCTTTTCCAGCCGGCAACTGAATAATTCGCAAATCACCGACTACCTGTCTCGGGTAATCCAGCCCAAGCTCGCCACGCTGCCTGGGATGGCCGAAGCCGAAATCCTCGGCAGTCAGGTATTTGCCATGCGCCTGTGGCTCGACCCGGTGAAGCTTGCGGGGTTCGGCTTGAGCGCCAACGATGTCACCGCAGCGGTACGCCGATACAACTACCTTTCGGCTGCCGGTGAGGTAAAAGGCGAATATGTGGTTACCAGTATTAACGCCAGTACCGATCTGAAAACCGCCGAAGCCTTTGCTGCCATCACCCTGAAAACCGATGGCGATAGCCGAGTGTTATTGGGGGATGTGGCGCGGGTGGAAATGGGTGCGGAAAACTACAACGCCATCAGCTCCTTTGGTGGCACACCTTCGGTTTACATCGCCATCAAGGCGACACCGAGCGCCAACCCGCTGGACGTGATCAAGGAAGTACGCAAGCTCATGCCTGAGCTGGAGACTCAACTGCCGCCCAGCCTCAAGGTAGATATAGCCTATGACGCCACACAATTTATCCAGGCGTCGATCAATGAAGTGGTGAAGACGCTGTTTGAAGCTGTGCTGATCGTGATCGTGGTGGTGTTCCTGTTTTTGGGGGCGCTAAGGTCGGTAGTGATCCCGGTGGTCACCATTCCGCTGTCGATGATTGGCGTAATGTTCTTCATGCAGATGATGGGGTACTCGATCAACCTGCTGACTCTATTGGCGATGGTCCTGGCGATCGGTCTGGTGGTAGACGATGCGATCGTCGTGGTCGAAAATATTCACCGACATATCGAGGACGGCAAGGGACCGATGGACGCGGCGCTTGAGGGCGCGCGGGAAATTGCCCTGCCGGTGATTTCCATGACCGTCACTTTGGCGGCGGTCTATGCGCCAATTGGGTTCCTGGATGGTTTGACCGGTGCACTGTTCAAGGAATTCGCCTTGACTCTGGCCGGTGCGGTGGTGATTTCCGGCATTGTCGCGTTGACACTTTCGCCGATGATGTGCGCTCTGTTGCTTCGTCCCGAGGCCAGCAGTTCGGGGCTCGCCCACCGACTGGACCGTATTTTCGAAAGCCTCAAACGGCGTTATCAACTGCTGCTGCATGGCACTCTGAATACACGGCCAGTGGTACTGGTGTTTGCCGTGATTGTGTTGTGCCTGATTCCAGTGTTCCTCAAATTCACCAAGTCGGAGCTGGCGCCGGCTGAAGACCAAGGCATCATTTTCATGATGTCCAGTGCGCCTCAACCGACCAACCTGAATTACTTGAATACTTACACCGACGAATTCATCGATATCTTCAAAGCCTTCCCGGAGTACTACTCGTCTTTCCAGATCAACGGCTATAACGGCGTGCAGTCCGGGATTGGCGGCTTCCTGCTCAAACCATGGAATGAGCGCAACCGCACCCAAATGCAGATCCTGCCCGAACTGCAAGGTCGACTGGCGCAGATCCCCGGTCTACAAATTTTTGGCTTTAACCTGCCTTCGCTTCCAGGTACTGGCGAAGGCTTGCCGTTTGGTTTCGTCATCAACACCGCCAGCGATTATGAATCGTTGCTGAAAGTGGCCGATCGGGTGAAGACGCGCGCCATGGAGACGGGCAAGTTCGCTTTTGTCGATATCGACCTGGCGTTCGATAAACCGGAAGTGGTGATAGACATCGATCGCGCCAAGGCGGCGCAGATGGGCGTGTCGATGCAGGATCTTGGCAGTACGCTGGCGACATTGCTGGGCGAGGCGGAAATCAACCGGTTCACCCTTGAAGGGCGTAGCTACAAAGTGATAGCCCAGGTCGAGAGGGCCTACCGCGACAACCCCGAGTGGCTGAACAGTTACTACGTCAGAAACACCAATGGCGAATTGTTGCCGCTTTCGACGTTGATCCGCATCACCGACCGGGCGCGACCACGGCAGTTGAACCAGTTCCAGCAGCTCAACTCGGCATTGATCTCGGGCTTTCCATTGGTAGGAATGGCAGAGGCCATCGAGACGGTGAAGCAGATTGCCGTCGAAGAAGCGCCGCCAGGGTATGCATTTGACTACAGCGCCGAATCACGGCAGTTCGTCCAAGAAGGTAGCGCACTTTGGATGACCTTTGGTTTGGCGTTGGCCATTATTTTCCTAGTGTTGGCGGCGCAGTTCGAGAGCTTCCGTGATCCGTTGGTGATACTGGTGACGGTGCCGATGTCGATTTGCGGAGCGCTGATTCCCTTGTTCCTTGGCTGGTCGAGCCTGAACATCTACACCCAAGTGGGGCTGGTGACGTTGATCGGTTTGATCAGCAAACACGGGATTCTGATCGTCGAATTCGCCAACCAGTTGCGTAAAGACAAAGGCTTGTCGGCCCGTGAAGCGGTAGAAGAGGCGGCTTCCATTCGCTTGCGGCCAGTATTGATGACCACGGCGGCGATGGTGTTTGGCATGGTGCCGTTGATTCTTGCGACCGGTGCGGGAGCGGTAAGTCGGTATGATATCGGTATGGTGATTGCCACCGGGATGTCGATTGGCACGCTATTCACGTTATTTGTCCTGCCGTGCGTCTATACGTTATTGGCGAAGAGCGAGGTGCAAAAGGTCGAGGTGGATGGGATCCCTGTAATGACTCGGTAA